Below is a window of Manis javanica isolate MJ-LG chromosome 2, MJ_LKY, whole genome shotgun sequence DNA.
tagatataaattctatttaataaattttctattttaaaacagaagaaaggaaaagcatatGTTCCTGGCTATCAAGCAGTCAgcctatttaataaaaatatagtcctgtgtgtgtgcatatatatatatatatatatatgcacacacacacacacacatatacatatatacatccCATATCTTTATAGCTTTCATCAACAATCTGTAATCTccacctttcttttctctataCATAAGAACtataaatgaaaactataaaagtaTGGGATGTCCTCAGTTGAGATCCTGCAGGTAAATTTATGGAGGGCAAAGACTGTGTCTCTTTTATCTTTGTACCTCCAGAACAGCCTCTAGCTCATAGCAGACATTCGTTTTGCTGAAATAatctctattcattcattcaagttgAATGAATTTACTTGGTACCTAATAAATACCAAGCCCCGTACTAGGTGAAAGGGTATTCATCGGTGAATAAAACAGGCTACCATCTCTGCCTTTGTGGAGATTAAAATACAGTGATAGAGGGGATTTCCTTACAGTGATTCGCACATCTCTCAAACCCTGAGATAAGGTGGTCAGGAAAAAGCCTATCCAAGAAGGTGGTATTTAAGCCTAAACCTAAATGAGAATGAGCCAGCTATTTGAACAGAATAAAACTtgaggaaatattttctaaactaACACATCAGGAGCTTTGCTCACATTTGTTAACTCACAAACTAACTTCTGCACTTTGAAATTTACAATTATCTAAATAAGCCCtgtcattttacattttctagcCCTCTCCAATCTAAATAAACATCGAGTTGCCTAGCACTCTGTACATAAGGTGAATTATGTGTATACAGCTATGCCCAAATTGACATTTTTACAAACACATCACTTTTTATTAAGAATATCCTGTACATAATTCAAatagttaaaagaaaataagaggaagGTCTATTACAGGCCAGTCACTGTCTAAGTACTTTAAAGCAGGAAGTCTCTCAAGTGCTACCATTATAAAATTAGCAAAACACTCTTTTTATGCTCAAATTTTGCGTTGAGAGTAGATTAAAGAGATTTGTGGGTTTGTAGGGGAAGCAACATAAATGCTGGAGGTGAAAGGGGAAGGGATCATAATATGAAGACATTATCTTGGTGAACCCATTTCAGTTCACAGTCTAGTTCTCTGATATTCAGGTCCAGAAACctcaaaccaaactcaaaaagtGACTAATGATAAACCAGAATTGTGTTATACtaattatcattatgaaatatattaTCATGCTAACTGGACTTTAAGACTACTTATCATAATCTCACTCATGCCAATTTAATTAATCTACAATGGAAAACAGAGCCTTCCAAGTGAACAGAATCCTCATCTGCACTTTCACCTTTACAACAATACTTGAATCAGGAAGCTAAACGAGTGACCAGAATAGATGCTTGATGAATATGTTATCAGTAAAAGGGATACAGAGCTTTTAGCCAGGCTTTGGTGAGGACTGATCAAATATTCCTGCCCCTGAATAGAGATTACCTTTCTAGTTACCAGAATTTTCATGAACCCAAACGAtcggttttttctttttatacagcAGTATTATAAACAGTGCCAAATTTTGCTTTTCAATGCTTTTTCAATGTTCAGCGCTGACCATCCATTCCTTTTCTGCTGACACAGCCTTCCTTTAGATATATTAATACCATCTATTTAATTCaaccaaaaacattttgaaatgccTACTTCCTGCTGGGCACTACACAGGTGCTGAGCATCTAAGGTTAGGTAAAATATGAGCCACATCCTCAAGAATATCTTCTATTGAGGAAGACCCTCTCTTTCCTGTTTTTGACCTGGGACATAGCCAGTTTTTCAAAGTGCTTTCTGCATATATCTAATTTCATCCATTCTGTGCTGGTGTTATTTGTTCAGTGTTCTGGGGGTACTTTTACTGTTGCCCTGTGTATTCACTACAAGAGGTATTTTGTATAGAGGCAACAACCAAAGTACTGGGGAGTTAAGTAGCTTGTCTGAAATCAATAAGTTAATAAGTATTGgaagctgtactagtgggggtgaggatttaataatatgggtaactgctgaaccactgtgttgtatacttgaaactaataggAGAttctatatcaataaaaaaaatttatcatgTGAGTACTGAGCTGAGATTCAAATTCTAcatctttctgactccaaagatCACACAATCTTTCCTCTATTCCACGCAGTCTCTAAGAAACTAAAAACTCTTACAATATAGAAAAACATAAATGCCTAGTACTTTTCTTGACATATCTCCCAGTTTAATGATGTGTTTgccaaaataaaatcagcaataTCAAGTTATAAATTTGTGTAGGGCTTTtatcaaaagatttcactcatatgtggagaataagaacaaagaaaaactgaaggaacaaaacagcagcagaatcaaagaacccacgaatggactaacagttaccaaagggaaagagactggggaggatgggtgggaagggagggataagggcggggaagaagaaagagggtattactattagcatgtataatgtgggggggggggcacagggagggctgtacaacacagagaagacaagtagtgattttacagcatcttactatgctgatggacagtgactaatggggtatgtgggaggaacttggtgaaggggggagcctagtaaacataatgttcttcacgtaattgtagattaatgataccaaaaaaacaaaaaaaaacagcgTTGCCCAGTgctaaaaaaatacatttgtgtaGGGCTTTTAAATCTCCAATTAACTACTAGGTACCTAAATGTAAGCCAGGAATAAGTCATCTTCATTTtggtagacagacagacaaggCCCAAGTCACTGATATTTGGTACTCTTAGAAAATACAATCAAAACTCAGATCACTTTTCTAGTTGAAAGCTCCAATCTCAACAAAAATACAGACctttaatatgtaatatattcaaattttaCTGCTACTTTAAGCCTTAGTAAAGCATATTtatactgatttaaaaataaagatcaagcaaataaaaataatgtaaaaagtgCACAATTGGATATCCCAAATCATCTAAAGCTAAAAACATCTGAttgatattttcctttaatttatgctgtattttaaaaaagaaatgttgtcTTAAGCAACCCCATTAACATCTACTTCTGTTTCTTGTTTTCATGAATTATAACAGCTCGTTACAATTAACGGCAAAGAGTTACTAGGCCAGGAAATTACTTAAAACACAAATCCTAatgtacaaataacaaaaatgtgaTAAACTGCGAAAGGGGGAGCAGGAAATGGAGGAGAGAGACTATTAGGTGGAAATGCAGTGAGAATATAAACACCAGAAACTGCAATTCATCAAACAGGAAGTCCTGATATcacatgacatgcaggaaaagaaaatttaaaaataaatgataatggtCAAGGTGGGCAGGCTCAATAAAGCCAAGGGGGGGAGGGGATGAAAAAAGCTTTAAATggatacagaaatatttttgaaaaaagcaaTTATAAGAATAAGTTATATAATCAAGTGACAGATAAGGAAAGTAAAGAGACACCTTTCACTTCGTAAGTTATGTGTTCCTATTATCTACTCAGCAGAAAATCACACTCATGTCTGCCAGCTGtcaaaaacactaaagaaaataattttctcctaAAATATGTAATCAAATGGCTTTTACAATGAATTAGACttttttccacaaagaaaagaaaaattcagggtATCATATTCACAATTAAGAAATAACACATCCGAGTTAAACTGATCTTACCCATTAATGTTGCAAAAAGACACAAGGAGTACATGTCTTTGTCAGCTTGCTCCTGAAGTTCCTTAGATGACAGTTTACCAGTAACAGCAATCTCCTCTTGTTTCACAGCCTGCGCGGAGTGTGCTGCAGCAGCCTGACCACCTTCTGCTTTACTTTTTAGAATCTCTATTGTAATCCTGTCACCATGCTGTAAAGGAACTGGCTCCTTTTCCATTCCTGCTTGGGGTGGAAATAACTCTTTAGGAGGAAAGCCATATCGAATACACTGTAAATATGGAGGAATGTTAAATTCTCTGGCTATGCTTTCCTGAAGTTCAAAAAAGGTTGTTGAAGACTTAAGTGTAACCATGGACTGTCGTCCATCATTAGTTGTTATTCGGATCTTCTTCTCTTTAGAAGTTGATGGTGAATAGGGGGCCTTGGTAGGGGTAGCAGGTGCAGAGGATGGACCATCGCGAATGGTACTGGGAGAAACAGTCTTGGGTTGccctttttgttcttgttttagcTTCTCTGTTTTCCGTTTCTGCATTACAGTTGATTGTTCTGTAATATTCTGTTGGatagttctttcagttttactcATGTTTAACTCCTCCTTGTGcaaagtttttgttttctgtccagTAAGAATAATTTTAGTTGGGAGCTGAGACTCTGACTCCTGTCCTTGTATATCTCCAACTCTTTGGGCATGAGCACCATCTATATTTACAGGAGTATACTCATCAGGATTCTTTTTGGCAGTCTGATGCAATATAGTGTGGACAACTTTCTGAACTAGGATTTCACTCCCAAATTCACCTGGAAAGTGCTTGGTAACAAGTTTCATTGCAACATCATAAACATTACTATTCAAAGATGAATCACTTTCATACTGGAACCAATATACTGTTTCTCTGACCACTCTTCCACCCCATTCCAAAGTAATAGGAAAAGCTTCCGGTAGATTGTCATACTCCTTACCATCCCAAAAATGTTTGAATCCACAACCACATTTGCCACCAGTGGACCTAGAATTAGTTCTGTCCCCATCCAAATACACAATAGACCCATCTCCTCTGACCCTTCGCACAGATGTGCCATGGCACCAATTACAAGCTGTTAGGTTACTCAATCCGTAGTCTGGTACGAGAACATCTTTCACTGAATCATATGAGCAAACCAAATTGTTCAAAGGAAAGCTATAATTTTTGTCAGGCCTCAGCTGTCCATGAGTACTTTTTGCCAGGTTATACAGTTTCCCTCCTGGAGCCAGCCACTCTGGAGGAACATGAAGTTCAGAAAGGGCACCACAGAGCAAACATTTGTGAAGGCGATTATCCAGTACTGCTTTTTTAGCAGCTGCTGTGACTTCTTCAGGCTGAACTCCTATCACCCCAGTCCTCCTGTAGAAATACTGATGGACATCAGCAACCAAACTAGGATGGATACCATGTTTGTCCATAAAGACTTCTTCCATAGCAGCAACAAGCCTAAGTAAGTATTTATCCTGCAAACTTCTGTCTCCTCCAATAACACAACCACCATCCTCCTCAAGtttgatgtactttttaataAGGTCCTGAGGTACACCCCATGCTTTAGGAAGCAAAGTCATTGGCAGTTTAGGCAAAGCAGCCCCTTTTATGCCTACCAAGGGAATATAATGGTTTCTACCAGAGCTACTCCATGCAATACAGATTGGTTTGTTCAAACGTCCATCCTTCCCAGTGCACTTCTCTGCGGGGATGAGCCCAGGCAGAAAGGTAGCTGAATAATCACCAGAGCTTCTCATGCCACTGAGGGAATCTAAGAGAATAATAGGGCGATGTAACACATTGGCAAGGCCAAATATGTGGATGTTCCTCAGGCCCAAGGGGACACCTTCAGGTGGTACAAACAGAGGGTCACACTCATTAATAATGTCCTCCCACTCAGCGGCATCTATGAAGTCATGGAACAGGGCTTGATACCGGGCCAGGTGCTGCTGAAAGTGCTGTTTAAGATTCTCTCTCAAAGCGTGCCAGAAGAGCTCCCGGCCTACTAGCGCCCGGGACACAGCATGCACCAAGCAGTGTCCATCCCCGTCCACATGCACTGGAATGAGGCATTCCTGACTTTTATTGGCCCGCTTGATGTCCTCAAGAGTGTCGTGCAAATACAGGAGGCTTCCAGAGCGGTCCTTGCCATAGCCCACTGTGTTAACATGCTCTGGTTCGATGAGGAAGGCGCGGTCACCCAGTAAAGCGCAATCGAACAGTTCGCCCTGGTTCATGTCCCGGAGAAGCTTAGCCCGGCCCGTCTGTTTGTCCATTCCATAGCGAGCTAATATGGGCGACAACAATTTGCAGTGGTAGTTGGAAAGGCCCATCACCTTTACCAGTTCCGTGTTCTTCTTGGGTGCCCCTGTCACCCCGAGCAGCGCATTCCGCAGCAGGTTATGTAGTACTACGTCCGGGTCGGTcacctcctccacccccagcagctgctgctgctcaTGCCGCTGTCCGCACTCGGTACACTCGATGCTGACGGAACCGGAGGCCGGGAAGAATAAACGCGCCTGGCACTTCGGATCCGGGCAGCTCCCGGATAGGATTCTCCGGTCTCTCCGTTTCGAGAGCCCCCCCGGAGCAGCCGCCGCAGCAGCCGCCAGGGGCGGCGGAGTCTGAGGAGCCTCAGGGGGAGGAGGCGGCGGAGGCAGCGGGGGTGGCGGCGGCGGCTGAGACATAGCTCTTGGCTCTCTTGTCTCTCTCGGCGTCCCAAGCGACCCTCAAAGGTTCATAGCTCAGACCCGCACCGGCCAGACTCGGTAAAGTCCAGGCTCAGGACGAATTACTTTCTTGTCcccaccagctcctcctcctaCCTAAGCGGGGGCGGAAGCACCACGACGTTGTTTCTCTTCTTCTCCGCTGCTTTAAGCCGCTCCGCCGAACGTTTAACGGCCACCACCCGAGCCcgcactcacactcactcactctcGCTCGCTCTCCctcagagacacacagacacacacgcccTCACTCAGACTGCGCAAGCGCAGCTTCCGCTATGACCTCTGGGAATTAGAGTCTTTCAGCTTCTCTCCTGGCCCGAGTCCTAGAGGCTTTGGTCCAAACGGAACTACAAGTACCGTGAGGCTAAGCGGCTAAACTCCcgcaaagaggaggaagaggaaggcgaTAGGAAGGTGGGGCAGAAAGAAAGACAGTCCCTCCTGTTACCTGCCGGGAGTTGTAGTTTCCATTGTGTCCCCTTTGTCTTCTTCCCCAGTCTGGGGCCCAAGCAAAAGAGTATGAGAGACCACATTTCCTATGATGCCCTGCGGTACGTTCGGCTTCACTTCCCCCTTTGGCGGAGGGAAGGGTGCAGGGAAGCCTGGTAAAAACAGAGTTGAAGGGGATAGGTTTCGGGAGCTGAGGGTTTGAAGTTCACGACTCCTACAAGGGgagggaaatgaaagtctctcaGTGAAGCAGGTACAGTAAAAAAAATGTCTGCGATATGGCGGGCTGGGAAGTTGAATGGAATGGCCTACTCTAGGCTGGAGATCataagaaaaagggggaaaataatgAATTGATTCTCGGAGTGTTTCTTAAGGTCTTTTTTCCCGCCACATTTACCTATTCTCATCTCTACTTGGCTATTCCAAGTCACTGAGGCGCCTGAATGcccttttctgcctttttattgTCTCTACTAGGGGTCACTGAGGCGCCatttgtttcctcatttcctGTACGCCTTTGCAGTGTAAGTACAAGTAACTATCTTGGATGTGTATagagttttatatacatatacaaaggCGTTAGCTGGATATAATATTGTTTGCTGCCTACAATCCTCCCCTCAGAGTAATAACAACTATCATTTATTAAGAATACATATCTGCCACAGCATTTACATACACTGTATCATATGATCTTAATAATAACCTTGTTAGGAAACGCGTTCGGAAAGGAAATGATTTGCTCAAGTTCACCTAGTTAGTAAGTTAGGCATTCAGACCTACATCTGTACTCATTTTATAGACAGACAGAGGCAGGAAAGGTTAGGCCAGTATTGTGTAAAATATAACTAGTTTATGGTGAATTGATTTGTACTTTATATAGGAACGTTCACATATATCATCTCATCCTCACAccagttctgtaatatctttgcCGGTTATTGTTGACTCCCATTTATGGAAACAGACTAGAAggaattaagtgacttgcccaaagtcaaatCACCCGTGTATCTCAGAGGCAGGGAGTGTTTTTTACActactacaaaagaaaaaaagagctgtTAGCTCAGACCTTTTGTTAGGCCTCAGGGTCTGCTCTTAGTAGATTGACTTCAAGGGCTCCTAAAGATGTTTACCCCTTAGGAGGCAACAGAGCTTTTTTACTTGCCTCTTCATTACAGAACACATTATATGTTAATTGAAAGctagtattattttaattattgtatagGCAGTGCTTTTACGTTTTCATTCTGGAAATTCTTACTTTCTAAGACCTTAGATAACTGAACTGCCTCaaaatttctaaaaacatttGGCACAAAATGGATTTATCAGTGTAGTCCATGCAGTCATTTGAGTCTTTGTAGCTATCTAGGACTGTCTACCTTATTAGGTTTTAAGCAAGtagaatttaatattttgaagtaaaCCATCTGTCAGACACGCTTAAGGGGTATTAGTACTGACTTACTATTGTCTATGattttcttcaaaagaaataTGTTTGAAAGAGAAACACTTCAGATGTTACTTTCctaattctaattttctttttctacctggcCTATGCAAAAATAACATGACTTTCATACAAGATAGGTAATGTTACTTATCTTGAAAGGGATAATTTTCAGTGCAGCTTTTCTTAAAGAATTAAGTCAAGCAGGgaaggttatttatttttattccgaCAATAATTTTGTGGTAATTATACAAGTGGTCTTGAAACTGATTTTTAATTGAGGGTTGATAAATTGAGGAATTTGATATACCCTGTAAGTGGACATTATTTTCTACTGTGACTGAGAAGTTACACCtgcagtaaaattttatttttctcatacagAATCCAAAGAATTGAATTATGATAGCCTCAGAGCACACCAAAGTTGACAGTAGTGTGAAATTCTAACACTGCcatatatttttatgtcttaACATCATCAAGCCAAATTTTATTGATGATATATATGAACAGTCAAATTTTTGTAATTGCATCTGAATATGCCATTCTGAGTGGTACCTTAACAAAATAACCATTTCCCACCCTACTGAAGACATGGACAGCCTTTCACTGGCTTGCCAAGCACCATCCACCTGACTGATCCAGTGTTCATTTCCCCATGGAGCCTTGGTTAGTTAGAAACATTCTTCCCAAACTAAATGTGATATTAAACCCATTTGTTATGATAGTTCTCCTAGCTTTAAGGATTAtacttttaagggaaaaaaatagaatatgctGGAGTAAAACATAGTTAATGGGAGGAGGGAAACGAGACAAGTTTTCAAGccattctaaaattaaatttgatCATCTAACTTGACAGGTATTTAATGAGTCTGTAAATGCAAAGTTCAGAAGATAAGAAAGTTAATGTAAATAAAGGCAGTTATATTAACCATGCCAAGTTCAGTATGTAAATTTATTAATGACAGGCATTTAAATGGCATGGGTACctataaagtaagaaaaataatattttcctgaGACAAAATATGACATACTGTTTCTTCTAAGGCCATAGGAGTGCAGAAAGCCTCTGCCCTGCTTATGTGAGATACACatgcttcttttttcttcctgccaAATTCCATGATCCTAATTGCCTATTAACTTTCACAAGATCTTTGTGGAATACGTAATAAGTCTCGTGCTTGTCTCAGTATTCCAGATAGGAAAAAATGAGCTGGGTACCTAATGTTATCTGCTCTCTGTAAAACTCTTCTAGAACCATCACCCCAGTATCACTTGTATCTGGAAATGCCAAAATTCAGTTAAAACTGAAACTCATGTTTTTCACAATTTCTAGTACAACACTACTAAACTTCCTGTATTGCTTTTAACAAACAAACCtggtaaatataaaaatgagaggCATCCACTTAtattggaaaaggaagagaagcatAACTTGGGGAATGTTACATGTCAGCCACATACTTTCTCATGTGAAATGTACATCTGTACTAAAAGTTGACTATGTTACTCTAGATCCCTACCCCAGACAGTCAGACTTCGAGTCACAAGCTTTTGGTGAAGGTTGGAGTGGATGTGGGAGAGACTTGATTACTGAAGTGGGTATTGTAGCAAATTAAAGGGATGCAGAGGGCCATCCCTGTGCTGAAGGAACTCAGACTCTAATAGAAGAAATAGGCTAAACCAAACTGTACATAATGCAAGTTGAATAAAGCATATAATCAATCAATCCAAAACAGTACAGAAAAATATCACACGTTACAAAAATGTATTGAGGGCTTATTATAGGGCAGGTGTTTTAAAGTATACTGATCTTTAAAACAATCCTGTGAGATACGTAGTATTGTCCTTattataaagatgaaaagattTAACATTATCTTCATCATGATAACCACCCAGCTAGCAAGTAGTAGAGCTGGGCTTCAAATCAAGGTTTTCTTCCATGTTCAGCACTCAACTCTCTGCTACATCGCAGCTGCCTAGTGTTTTGAGAAAGAATTTACCAAGAAGTGATTACAAACTGGTTGCATTTTTAGCGAGTTCTCTGATAGTGCTGGTGCTGCCTGTCCAAAGATCACACTTTGAAAATCACTGCTTACTAGACTGTAGGCTCTTTTGGTGAAGGCCTAAAGGCAAACTTTTTTCTGTATTACtgttgttttgagttttttgagtcCAAAGGAATTACTTGATGTAGAATgtttagaaaataagtaagaaaattgAAATTAGTCTTGTCAATTAGCAGTTATAATGGTTAACATTTTTGATGGACTGCTCCAAGTTTTCTGTTTCctaaaaaaatttgtaatttttttaaaaaataaaaattatatcatCATCGTCATAGCTATTAAgacttactgagcatctactgtgcATCAGGGTCTTTACATAtgtttatttaatccttatattCTTATGAcccaggtactattattatcattcc
It encodes the following:
- the VCPIP1 gene encoding deubiquitinating protein VCPIP1 isoform X2 → MSQPPPPPPLPPPPPPPEAPQTPPPLAAAAAAAPGGLSKRRDRRILSGSCPDPKCQARLFFPASGSVSIECTECGQRHEQQQLLGVEEVTDPDVVLHNLLRNALLGVTGAPKKNTELVKVMGLSNYHCKLLSPILARYGMDKQTGRAKLLRDMNQGELFDCALLGDRAFLIEPEHVNTVGYGKDRSGSLLYLHDTLEDIKRANKSQECLIPVHVDGDGHCLVHAVSRALVGRELFWHALRENLKQHFQQHLARYQALFHDFIDAAEWEDIINECDPLFVPPEGVPLGLRNIHIFGLANVLHRPIILLDSLSGMRSSGDYSATFLPGLIPAEKCTGKDGRLNKPICIAWSSSGRNHYIPLVGIKGAALPKLPMTLLPKAWGVPQDLIKKYIKLEEDGGCVIGGDRSLQDKYLLRLVAAMEEVFMDKHGIHPSLVADVHQYFYRRTGVIGVQPEEVTAAAKKAVLDNRLHKCLLCGALSELHVPPEWLAPGGKLYNLAKSTHGQLRPDKNYSFPLNNLVCSYDSVKDVLVPDYGLSNLTACNWCHGTSVRRVRGDGSIVYLDGDRTNSRSTGGKCGCGFKHFWDGKEYDNLPEAFPITLEWGGRVVRETVYWFQYESDSSLNSNVYDVAMKLVTKHFPGEFGSEILVQKVVHTILHQTAKKNPDEYTPVNIDGAHAQRVGDIQGQESESQLPTKIILTGQKTKTLHKEELNMSKTERTIQQNITEQSTVMQKRKTEKLKQEQKGQPKTVSPSTIRDGPSSAPATPTKAPYSPSTSKEKKIRITTNDGRQSMVTLKSSTTFFELQESIAREFNIPPYLQCIRYGFPPKELFPPQAGMEKEPVPLQHGDRITIEILKSKAEGGQAAAAHSAQAVKQEEIAVTGKLSSKELQEQADKDMYSLCLFATLMGMADGKHCTFPHLPGKTFVYNASEDRLELCVDAAGHFPIGPDVEDLVKEAVSQVRAEATTRSRESSPSHGLLKLGSGGVVKKKSEQLHNVTAFQGKGHSLGTASSNLHLDPRAREAPVVRKHNTGTDFSNSSIKTEPSVFTAAPGNSELIRIAPGVVTMRESRQLNPDLVEAQRKKLQEMVSSIQASMDKHLRDQSTEQSPSDLPQRKVEVVSSSVKSGSLQTGLCESFSLTGGTENMNTVTTDSCVTEALGAAFATRSKAQKGNSVEEPEEMDSQDAEMTNTIEPMDHS
- the VCPIP1 gene encoding deubiquitinating protein VCPIP1 isoform X1, translating into MSQPPPPPPLPPPPPPPEAPQTPPPLAAAAAAAPGGLSKRRDRRILSGSCPDPKCQARLFFPASGSVSIECTECGQRHEQQQLLGVEEVTDPDVVLHNLLRNALLGVTGAPKKNTELVKVMGLSNYHCKLLSPILARYGMDKQTGRAKLLRDMNQGELFDCALLGDRAFLIEPEHVNTVGYGKDRSGSLLYLHDTLEDIKRANKSQECLIPVHVDGDGHCLVHAVSRALVGRELFWHALRENLKQHFQQHLARYQALFHDFIDAAEWEDIINECDPLFVPPEGVPLGLRNIHIFGLANVLHRPIILLDSLSGMRSSGDYSATFLPGLIPAEKCTGKDGRLNKPICIAWSSSGRNHYIPLVGIKGAALPKLPMTLLPKAWGVPQDLIKKYIKLEEDGGCVIGGDRSLQDKYLLRLVAAMEEVFMDKHGIHPSLVADVHQYFYRRTGVIGVQPEEVTAAAKKAVLDNRLHKCLLCGALSELHVPPEWLAPGGKLYNLAKSTHGQLRPDKNYSFPLNNLVCSYDSVKDVLVPDYGLSNLTACNWCHGTSVRRVRGDGSIVYLDGDRTNSRSTGGKCGCGFKHFWDGKEYDNLPEAFPITLEWGGRVVRETVYWFQYESDSSLNSNVYDVAMKLVTKHFPGEFGSEILVQKVVHTILHQTAKKNPDEYTPVNIDGAHAQRVGDIQGQESESQLPTKIILTGQKTKTLHKEELNMSKTERTIQQNITEQSTVMQKRKTEKLKQEQKGQPKTVSPSTIRDGPSSAPATPTKAPYSPSTSKEKKIRITTNDGRQSMVTLKSSTTFFELQESIAREFNIPPYLQCIRYGFPPKELFPPQAGMEKEPVPLQHGDRITIEILKSKAEGGQAAAAHSAQAVKQEEIAVTGKLSSKELQEQADKDMYSLCLFATLMGEDVWSYAKGVPHMFQQGGVFYNIMKKTMGMADGKHCTFPHLPGKTFVYNASEDRLELCVDAAGHFPIGPDVEDLVKEAVSQVRAEATTRSRESSPSHGLLKLGSGGVVKKKSEQLHNVTAFQGKGHSLGTASSNLHLDPRAREAPVVRKHNTGTDFSNSSIKTEPSVFTAAPGNSELIRIAPGVVTMRESRQLNPDLVEAQRKKLQEMVSSIQASMDKHLRDQSTEQSPSDLPQRKVEVVSSSVKSGSLQTGLCESFSLTGGTENMNTVTTDSCVTEALGAAFATRSKAQKGNSVEEPEEMDSQDAEMTNTIEPMDHS